The Zingiber officinale cultivar Zhangliang chromosome 9A, Zo_v1.1, whole genome shotgun sequence genome window below encodes:
- the LOC122019860 gene encoding protein CutA 1, chloroplastic-like isoform X3 — translation MEAASTTVPSIVVYVTVPNKDAGIKLAESIIKEKLAACVNRVPGIQSVYWWDGKIQTDSEELLIIKTRESLLGALTEHVKSNHEYEVPEVIALPITGGNLKYLEWIKDSTRS, via the exons ATGGAGGCTGCTTCAACCACTGTGCCATCtattgtagtctatgtgactgttCCCAACAAAGATGCAG GCATAAAGCTTGCTGAAAGCATCATCAAGGAGAAACTTGCTGCATGTGTCAATCGAGTACCAG GTATCCAATCAGTTTATTGGTGGGATGGCAAG ATACAAACAGATTCGGAGGAACTACTGATAATAAAGACTCGCGAGTCTCTTCTTGGTGCTTTGACAGAGCATGTGAAGTCCAATCATGAATACGA GGTTCCTGAAGTGATTGCGTTGCCCATCACTGGTGGTAATCTCAAGTATCTTGAGTGGATCAAGGACAGTACTAGATCATGA